The DNA window taaccaaagaaacatcagcacacacatgaatattagcaccgctgtccATCCACCATTCAGATGAAAgataaactgaaagaacaaaaggtaaagaattaccatacccagatgttcctccttcagtctcgctaatcactacgtttgctgatttcttttcttgcttatatttacgGTCTGGgtacgcacttgcccaatgctcatcactcccgcaaacaaagcaaccttcacctttcttattatttttcttcttaaactgagcagtctgcttaggctttgcattgttgttctcttatatgttcttctttttattacgagatgcaaatgagtttttcttctacaccatattggcagcagaagactcaactcctttttcaCGGTTGTCCTTTGCTcttgccctctcctcaacatcaagagatctaaTAAGtttagccacgctaaactcttggcTCTTGTGTttcagagaagtagcaaaatccctccaagaaggtggcagcttagcaattATATCGCCGGCCACAAAATTGTCAGGCAACAGACATGGGAAacgttctagttcctttgctagcgtctgtatctcatgagcctgttcgactacagaacggttttcaaccattttgcagtcatatagctgctccataaggtatagCTCACTACCAACATCAGAAActctaaactttgcctcaagagcatcccataactctttgcctgatgtgcaagatatgtaatTTTTCTTATActtaggatgaagtgcactaatcacggcatCTCAAAACAGGTTATCGGTAGCCAAAAACTTTTGCTCCTCCttaggagtaaactgttcaggcttccctTGCGCAGCATGATAGCAGTTTATCGTAGTCAActacaataccatcttggcacgccatatcatgaaattcttgaaattaaaattatttggcttcaaagcagcagcaaaaccactgacagaaaattgcctaacattagatttttggattgttagataattaggtattttcatggtcaatttaatcctgaaatataacatcagcagattcgtgatggcatatatgtgcatgtgtatatctctaatgaaTGCTACAACATGCATACATGACATACAGATGGATACAGTAAAAGCacaaaatacagtaatcacagaTATTAGATTGTCCCCAGCGGAGGGTTCCATGTCGAGGGCATCGGGGGCTCCATTCGTACTAGTCgatatagtgcgttgctcgaagtcgggGACCACAATCAATGCAGGATGATGTTCGTAGTGCAGTCCCATGAACGGATCACTAGCAGAAGATGGGTTCCATGAAGGAGAAGATGTCGAACGAGCATTTGGGGTTCCTCGAAGGAGAAGATGTCGAATGAGCAGTCGCAGAATCgatccccaaaaacctaatcgccgcataCCCCATGCAAGGTTCGCAGGCGGACGAAGGTTCTGAAGGCACTTGCTCTCCCGcttctccgtgcgcgcagaggtacgggatggggaagccagagggctgctgagatgtggtctctctcGGAAGTGAAGCCAGAGTGgtctggactgacggaggactacgGATATATAGTTGTGACGGGAAGGGAGAAAGGCtgtggagaatcccaggagacggaaagcggaagggacggtaaTTGGTGCAATCAAtttgcctccaccatcaaggagagaaactcccgtgattatgtggatttaagtggcaaaacctagccacgctcgctcgccgcccgcctgcctgccatgccaccgccaccgccacctcctcggcccggccggcggcggcgcggcgcgcgtgtggcacccctttgtccttttctcagcttctcaattaagatggataatttccgaccatataagctgagtaaacgtccagtcaaaatcccatacggtattaaaccatacaacgcttgaTGTTACGTACcctagagttttatttgatttattaaatattatatgggccaagcccataatatatccaacaatacTTTGCCCATTCACCATGGACTATCTTTGATATCTAACTTTTTTTCCCTCTTTGTAAAGGAAGAAAAATCAACTCAAGGCTGAGATGGATCCAAAAGCTATTGCAGGACAACAACAATAGTGATCAACCAACCATATGAATGAAGAGGGATCAGATGGGAAATGACCCTTCTATAATAGTATTTTGATTTATAGTTTATTATGTATTTTAAACTGTTATTGTTACTCACCTTTTCCCAAAGCTGAACGATTGACATATGTTGAGATTTAAGTACTATTGTGTGGATGATATATCAAATTACTGGCGGTATTGCCCATAAATAGATTCAGATTTCTCGTGGTTACATGTAAAAACAAATTTGAGACACTTGAAGCCGCGACTTAGCAGTGGGTCCTCAGTATTTATCTGATGTTTCCATTCACCGTTTATTGATTGTAGAGCAACACTAACTACAATGGATCTGTAGGCCGTTACTATAATCTCTTGGCTTTATCTCTATAGAGGAGCAAACATTTCATACATTACAAGTCATCTGCCATTAGTCAATATTACTTGTAACTGTTaaaaatttaggcattttcattatcagtttaatccagaaatataacatcagcaggtttgtgataacatatatgtgcatgtgtatatttcttatgaacgctacaacatgcatagatgacatactgattgatatagtaagaatacaaaatacagtaatcacagagattagactgtacccagcggagggtcccatgccgaggacatcggaggctccattcgcactagttgaCATAgtacgttgctcgaagtcgcggaccacagtcgatgcaggaagatgttcgctgtgcagtcccacgaacggatcaccaggaagaagacacctTGAGGTTTCAGGGAGAGGACGGATCCAAGAGCGATCTCCAGGAAGAAGATGAACGAGCAGTcgtggatcgctccccaaaaacctaatcgctgcTCACCCCGTACAGgattctcaggcggacgagggttccggaggcacctgctctcccgctcctccgtgcgcgcagaggtacggggcGGGGAAGTCAGAAGTCTGCTGATCTatggttctctcgggagtggttatGGGAGATTAGGTCTGGACTGACGAAAGGCAGGATATATGGTTGCTGACAGGGAAGAGAAGacaaaggcagcggagaatcccagaaGATGGGAAGGGGAAGCGGAAGGGATGGTAACTGACGCAGttagttcgcctccaccatcaaggagcgaaactcccgtgataatatggatttaagtggcaaaaaactggccacgcccgcccgcatGCCATGCCCACGGcctcggcccggccggcggcggcgcgcgcgcgtgtggcatgcctttatccttttctcagcttctcaatttagatgaataatttccaaccatataaactgagtcagcgttcagtcaaaatcccgtatggtattaaaccatacaacacttaatgttacgcaccatagagttttatttaattattgaatattatatgggccaagcccatattatatccaacagtaACTAATGGTGATTAGTGGCCATCGACATGGTTGCCTGTGACTAGATGACTTCTGTTGTCCAAAGTAATAGTTGCCCGTCAAACACTTGGGCTGACTAAGAATATACTGTATATGCAAGTTGTTTTCCACTAtctcttaggccttgtttggatgcgcatgtattggtctcaatccacatgtgttgaagtgaattgaagtggaattaaactaaattccattccattccgctccaacacatgtggattgaggtgaatacacatgcatccaaacaaggccttagttggTTCTAGGCTTCAAAATGGGGCTCGTTCCCGATGTGTGCGTTCGGTCTTGTGCTTCCctgtgtcgtcttcttccttcactCCCCCGCCGCCACCTACCACCTCTGCTTGGCTAGCGCTGCCCCAGCTGACGGCCGCTACTCCTTGGCCCCCTAATTGGAATGTGAGGTGGAAGATGTCGGAGCTTTGCGTCCACCACTAGCCCTACACACCTTCTATCGTCAGCCGCCCATTCAGTTATAAACTAATCTCCACTAGAAgttctatctcaacatgcaagttgTCCACATCATCTTCCACTAATAACCATGTCGTCCAACTAACTTCTACATCTTAATGCAAGATATCCATGTCATCTCCACTAAGTGTAATTACTACTTTCAATATATAAGAAATATAGAAGGCATCGATATATTGCTATTTGTTTTTTATTGGATTCTTTCGTTGCCTTGCCCAATTTTGACAAAAATAGATGTAAGAACATGTAAAATTAACTAATACATGAAACAGTTTTGCGTACCTGAAATATCGAATATGGATGAGAATACAAGGATGGAATGAGAAGTTCCTCTCATGGGCTGGGAAAGAAATTATGATCAAGGCGGTTCCTCAGGCAATCCCGACTTTTGGTATGGGGTGTTTTGATTTGACCAAAGCCTTGTGTGACCAAATTAGTACCATGATTTGTCGGTTTTGGTGGAACCAACAAGAAGGCAAGCATAAAATCCACTGGCTAAGTGGGGACTGGCTGATGTTACCCATGGAGGAGGGAGGACTGGGTTTCAGAGATATACATGCTTTCAATCTAGCTATGCTTGCCAAGCAGGGCCGGGTGGCGGCTGTTGCACAATCCAGATTCACTGTGTGCTCGTGTGCTAAAGGCGAAGTACTTTGCTAATTCCTCAGTCCTAGATGCTAAACCAAAGCCAAACAAGTCCTACACTTGGCAAAGTATTCTGCGGGGTTTGGAAGTGATAAAAAAGGGTATGATAAGGTGTGTTGGTGATGCTACAATCTGAATGTTTGGAGGGATCCGTGGTTGCCGAGGGGTACCCTCATGAGACCTATCACACCAAGGGATGCGTGTCTCCTAACTCAAGTGGCCGAGCTGATCAACCCGGCGTCGGGAGAGTGGGACGTGCAGCTGGCGAAGGAAATTTTCTGGGAAGAGGATGCAGAGGTTATTTTAGCGCTGCCGTTGCATGAAGGCAGGGAGAATTTCACAGCCTGGCATTTCGATAATCATGGGAGATTTAGCATGCGTAGTGCTTACAAAGTATGCCGTGCTGATATTTTGCATGAAAGATGCCGTTTGGGAGCTCAATAAGGAGGCAACCGAAATGCACCTGATCCAATTTGGAAGATGATCTGGCAGTTGAGTGTTACA is part of the Miscanthus floridulus cultivar M001 chromosome 9, ASM1932011v1, whole genome shotgun sequence genome and encodes:
- the LOC136480317 gene encoding uncharacterized protein, producing the protein MGLHYEHHPALIVVPDFEQRTISTSTNGAPDALDMEPSAGDNLISVITVFCAFTVSICKELWDALEAKFRVSDVGSELYLMEQLYDCKMVENRSVVEQAHEIQTLAKELERFPCLLPDNFVAGDIIAKLPPSWRDFATSLKHKSQEFSVAKLIRSLDVEERARAKDNREKGVESSAANMV